A genomic segment from Cuculus canorus isolate bCucCan1 chromosome 18, bCucCan1.pri, whole genome shotgun sequence encodes:
- the SRSF2 gene encoding serine/arginine-rich splicing factor 2 — protein MSYGRPPPDVEGMTSLKVDNLTYRTSPDTLRRVFEKYGRVGDVYIPRDRYTKESRGFAFVRFHDKRDAEDAMDAMDGAVLDGRELRVQMARYGRPPDSHHSRRGPPPRRYGSSGYGRRSRSPRRRRRSRSRSRSRSRSRSRSRYSRSKSRSRTRSRSRSTSKSRSARRSKSKSSSVSRSRSRSRSRSRSRSPPPASKRESNSRSRSKSPPKSPEEEGAVSS, from the exons ATGAGCTACGGGCGCCCTCCGCCAGACGTGGAGGGCATGACGTCCCTCAAGGTGGACAACCTGACCTACCGCACCTCCCCGGACACGCTCCGGAGGGTTTTCGAGAAGTACGGGCGGGTAGGAGACGTCTATATCCCCCGCGACCGTTACACGAAGGAGAGCCGGGGTTTCGCTTTCGTCCGTTTCCACGACAAACGCGACGCCGAGGACGCGATGGACGCGATGGACGGGGCCGTGCTGGACGGGCGCGAGCTGCGGGTGCAGATGGCGCGGTACGGCCGCCCCCCCGACTCGCACCACAGCCGCCGCGGGCCGCCCCCGCGCCGCTACGGGAGCAGCGGCTACGGCCGCCGCAGCCGCAG CCCGAGGAGACGCCGTCGCAGCCGATCTAGAAGCAGGAGCCGCTCTAGATCCCGCAGTCGGTCCCGCTACAGTCGTTCCAAATCCCGGTCTCGCACACGCTCCCGGTCTCGCTCCACCTCCAAGTCCAGGTCTGCCAGGAGATCCAAGTCGAAGTCCTCATCTGTGTCCAGGTCCCGGTCCAGGTCGAGATCCCGCTCCAGATCTAGAAGCCCTCCCCCTGCGTCAAAGAGGGAATCCAACTCTAGATCCAGGTCTAAGAGCCCTCCTAAGTCTCCAGAAGAAGAAGGAGCGGTGTCCTCCTAG
- the METTL23 gene encoding histone-arginine methyltransferase METTL23, with product MAGRSGVRRFRFAEGTAALVLRIPEVADSQYGLYVWPCAVVLAQFLWAHRDDLPGKRVLEVGAGAGLPGVLAARCGAEVILSDSEELPRCLQHCRRSCRLNGLPHVPVLGLTWGRLPLLTLPPLDIILGSDVFFDPKDFEDILTTVYYLLEKNPHAQFWTTYQVRSADWSIEAWLCKWKLKATHIPLHLFSADKEHLAGSSLPGRHTIEMMIISLTTPDGT from the exons ATGGCGGGGCGGAGCGGCGTACGGCGGTTCCGATTCGCGGAGGGGACGGCCGCGCTGGTGCTGCGCATTCCCGAG GTGGCGGACTCGCAGTACGGGCTGTACGTGTGGCCCTGCGCCGTGGTGCTGGCGCAGTTCCTGTGGGCGCACCGGGACGACCTGCCCGGGAAGCGAGTGCTGGAG GTGGGGGCCGGCGCTGGCTTGCCCGGCGTGCTGGCGGCCCGGTGCGGAGCAGAGGTGATCCTATCGGACAGCGAGGAGCTGCCGcgctgcctgcagcactgccGGCGCAGCTGCCGGCTGAACGGGCTGCCCCACGTGCCGGTGCTTGGGCTCACATGGGGGCGGCTGCCGCTGCTCACCCTGCCACCCCTCGACATCATCCTGGGCTCAGATGTGTTCTTTGACCCAAAAG actttgaagatattttaaCCACGGTTTACTACTTGCTGGAGAAGAATCCACATGCCCAATTCTGGACCACTTACCAAGTCCGAAG TGCAGACTGGTCTATCGAAGCTTGGCTCTGCAAATGGAAACTGAAGGCCACCCACATTCCCTTACATTTGTTCAGCGCAGACAAAGAACACCTGGCTGGCTCTTCTCTGCCAGGAAGACACACAATCGAAATGATGATCATCTCACTAACCACACCAGATGGGACTTAA